In Corylus avellana chromosome ca2, CavTom2PMs-1.0, the following proteins share a genomic window:
- the LOC132171133 gene encoding protein E6-like, with product MASSAKFTYFLFLILTLFFSLQIHARESQFFSKVTNNKETTTVIPNKEETTTKQNQQEPTFIPETQGGYGLYGHESGQFPPTTTTPTHVNAAPTRVPYKNEFDDEESLNKYLNTNDDHNKNYYYNTNDDHNKNYYYNTNDDNLNNKNKNYYFNKNGYQASQYGGFGDTKLTTTEKGYSTMANQNNYNERQGMSDTRFMANGKYYYDIHGEKYNPNQYGNSRGAVASRNWYGNKGGYYGNNENSFERSNSMEGYQNEEEFQEEQNEFEP from the coding sequence ATGGCTTCCTCTGCAAAATTCACATATTTTCTCTTCCTGATCCTAaccctcttcttctctttgcaAATCCATGCTAGAGAAAGCCAGTTCTTCAGCAAAGTCACAAACAACAAAGAGACAACAACAGTGATCCCCAACAAAGAAGAAaccacaacaaaacaaaaccaacaagaGCCAACCTTCATCCCAGAGACCCAAGGCGGCTACGGCCTCTACGGCCACGAGTCCGGCCAGTTTcctcccaccaccaccaccccaaCCCACGTCAATGCCGCACCCACCCGTGTCCCATACAAAAACGAGTTCGACGATGAAGAGTCCTTGAACAAGTACCTCAACACCAACGACGACCACAACAAGAACTACTATTACAACACTAACGACGACCACAACAAGAACTACTATTACAACACCAACGACGACAACCTcaacaacaagaacaagaacTATTACTTCAACAAGAACGGCTACCAGGCCAGCCAATACGGCGGCTTTGGCGACACAAAGCTGACGACGACAGAGAAAGGGTATTCCACCATGGCCAACCAGAACAACTACAATGAGCGGCAAGGGATGAGCGACACAAGGTTTATGGCGAATGGGAAGTACTACTACGACATTCATGGCGAGAAGTACAATCCTAACCAGTATGGGAACTCCAGAGGCGCCGTGGCTTCAAGAAACTGGTACGGCAACAAGGGTGGTTACTATGGCAACAATGAGAACTCCTTCGAGCGCAGCAACTCCATGGAAGGGTACCAGAATGAGGAAGAGTTCCAAGAGGAACAAAATGAGTTCGAgccatga